A part of Sander vitreus isolate 19-12246 chromosome 8, sanVit1, whole genome shotgun sequence genomic DNA contains:
- the phrf1 gene encoding uncharacterized protein phrf1 isoform X1, which produces MDEDGSQDELINCSTSHSKGKRAALWAISDDSDNVEEESGEGETDSGEEEEEDHVDGEEDDDDEEEEEEEEEEEEEEDDEEEEGNAKAEDGAFGITSADVAGMSSDEDTEKCPICLNSFSSQPVATPENCEHYFCLDCILAWAKNANSCPVDRIAFNSIYLRKCYGGKVKKMITVQKPAKEEQEEMVNLDLEQTSCEVCGGTDREDRLLLCDGCDAGYHMECLTPPLDSVPVEEWFCPECEANNRHSRGSAEELSDTESLPSTARPATSRLQSGAAGPTRAIARTQQSERVRANVNRHRITQARTSQLAPTYMIQSTWLDETINAVVAGLNSAVYIRDLTPRVPSSRRRKTRKRRKVRSKKTSSAKGKTGKLASTGVKRRKRRVRKTKSRKKLMLKKAATPRSRIASNLRIVKDKKSSSLPTVYRPSEHTLSSMRADIGAASLSIYGDPFDLDPFADRQEEEQQAHITSLLEAKRRGISRSALRSHQPVARPVTASLSGRGMDVPQSRSVFEAAPVPDLLGSILSGQSVLLMDSSDVVINRDGSLKATKPMMPSVSNRGCSNSNSSGEASTQISPVTSPSQGDRSPSLHYNGDLPGSSHSSINRPFSQSSRLQPYMPSSASHIQPSSHSDLPPRGHPSLQPPCPIRPTHPPGHQRTNGVTAPTPSSSTNPSLDSSSKSKGMASSQSKKAPTKPMWVDVSVLPRIPKIKRESSGITKDGTSQDGSSGSNHSSSSSSSNSRGNSSNSTTGSNGCVTPETGMNSLAGDQGRQQSVDQQKGRADGQAQRQRPDRASSSSAFSNSFSSSSSTGSSASQPHYSSSSSSSSSSSAAVSFRINASGNSWQSRRLSSSSSSATGGSTQAPRREKEDEAKKRQLRRDKQMLLASRTLVHKDQDSDNIYDPYNPTLSESSSSDDEAESTSLDGSSLHAKREGKAPSLGNKKGLVQSKHDLVPVKIETWETEVSQEDPGRASSQETTSSEGRFSEEHVKVEKEFRLVDTKTEKQTVLLDTKVKDEPGLDDAGEAERFGHSVQSLKSETADTTPPVQHSLDLLKTERGTLEEESGQTVGTLNSDPPDCRNDSSASNSAPTKKKETKSDSKSSPKSRDLGHKKKAFQASKERRSSSPETDRGRREDRHASGQGGRQREREKDRETSSRRSRSRERRRAHSISESSPSGSPDRTRGRRRRSRSKDRRRSRSGSGSSSKERSRKKHKRSSKERNDGRERGCDRRRVSKDKRHGWSHSKSSSNSRSRSRSRSKDHKRRSCSKSRSKSRSRSRERRKEHTRLQQSSLSSRDDVESRSKDKRRHRSRSSSREKRKEVGSSSKTSQRSSGSCVLSSKDTKRLQDIKKEKDITRNSLKEEKVATVNKPKTPSCTAAPIVRKKGQDFRADDQATTKEMVEEMKVGKEIKKEKASLDMFEDSFSFTKPIKKEETDIHALMVAKSLDEELNEEDPIKTEAFEIKTEPCEIPVIKTEPSSPEIFHLPPVASFSTPTTPVTAVSLHDTVSQSRPEVMASREQPATVGLTVPVKQELRQPSDSDDDFNVDVMLDNLDYVKSERTEESGASVTREEEVEEGKNEQVSTVVGAKSKTQVKRVTWNIQEPQGPQPEKSASKLSLYKLKLKQEGARRPPSTVQTSSQDITGAVSHPSKRGAAGPLSASSTSDGVQGEAEEGHLYLKKLHMQERAIEEVKLAIKPFYQRRDINKDEYKEIVRKAVQKVCHSKSGEINPVKVGNLVKAYVDKYKHARKHKKGEDMGQAQEAEAIRTSGSP; this is translated from the exons ATGGATGAAGATGGCAGCCAAGATGAGCTGATCAACTGCAGTACATCCCACAGCAAAGGAAAAAGGGCTGCCTTGTGGGCCATCTCAG ATGACTCTGACAATGTTGAAGAGGAGTCTGGGGAGGGAGAAactgacagtggtgaggaagaagaagaggatcACGTAGACggggaggaggatgatgatgatgaggaggaggaggaggaggaggaggaggaagaagaagaagaggacg atgaggaagaggagggaaatGCTAAGGCTGAGGATGGAGCTTTTGGGATAACCTCTGCCGACGTTGCAGGGATGAGCTCGGATGAGGACACAGAGAAGTGTCCCATCTGCCTTAACTCATTCAGCAGCCAGCCTGTTGCAACGCCGGAGAACTGCGAGCACTACTTCTGTCTCGACTGCATCCTCGCATGGGCCAAG AATGCAAACTCGTGCCCTGTAGACCGTATTGCCTTCAACAGCATATACCTAAGGAAATGTTATGGAGGCAAAGTGAAGAAAATG ATCACAGTACAAAAGCCTGCGAAGGAAGAGCAAGAGGAAATGGTAAATCTGGACCTGGAGCAGACCAGCTGTGAGGTGTGTGGGGGCACTGACCGTGAGGACCGCCTCTTGCTCTGCGATGGCTGTGATGCTGG TTATCACATGGAGTGTCTCACACCACCTCTTGACTCTGTTCCTGTGGAGGAATGGTTCTGCCCTGAGTGTGAAGCCAACAACCGTCACTCAA GGGGTTCAGCTGAAGAACTTAGTGATACAGAGAGCCTACCTTCTACTGCTCGTCCTGCCACCAGTCGCTTACAGTCCGGGGCTGCAGGGCCCACCAGAGCTATCGCCCGAACTCAGCAGAGTGAGAGGGTTCGAGCTAATGTCAACCGACATCGCATCACACAGGCACGGACATCGCAG TTGGCTCCCACGTATATGATTCAATCCACTTGGCTTGATGAGACTATTAACGCTGTGGTGGCTGGGCTCAATTCGGCTGTGTATATACGGGACTTAACACCACGTGTCCCATCTAGCCGCAGGCGCAAGACCA GAAAGCGCAGAAAAGTTAGAAGCAAGAAGACATCTTCTGCCAAGGGTAAAACCGGTAAATTAGCAAGTACAGGAGTCAAGAGGAGGAAGCGGAGAGTGAGAAAGACTAAATCCAGAAAAAAGCTG ATGTTGAAAAAGGCTGCCACTCCTCGAAGCCGTATTGCTAGTAATCTGAGAATTGTAAAGGACAAGAAGAGCTCTTCACTTCCTACAGTATATCGGCCATCAGAGCACACGCTAAGCAGCATGCGCGCTGACATAGGTGCAGCATCCCTCTCTATCTATGGAGATCCATTTGACCTGGATCCATTTGCGGATCG TCAGGAGGAAGAGCAGCAGGCCCACATTACATCACTGTTGGAAGCCAAGAGACGAGGGATCTCTCGCTCTGCTCTTCGCTCTCACCAGCCTGTAGCTCGACCAGTCACTGCAAGCCTATCCGG GAGAGGAATGGATGTGCCCCAATCAAGGAGTGTTTTTGAGGCAGCTCCTGTGCCCGACCTCCTGGGCAGCATCCTATCGGGACAGAGCGTCCTCTTGATGGACAGTTCTGATGTCGTTATTAATCGAGATGGTTCCCTCAAGGCTACAAAgccaa TGATGCCATCTGTGTCAAACCGAGGTTGCAGCAATAGCAATAGCTCAGGAGAAGCCAGCACCCAGATCAGCCCAGTGACGTCACCCAGCCAAGGAGACAGGTCTCCGTCTCTCCACTACAACGGAGACCTACCAGGATCCTCCCATAGCTCCATAAACAGACCTTTCTCCCAGAGCTCTCGCTTACAACCCTACATGCCCTCCTCAGCCAGCCACATCCAACCATCTTCCCATTCTGATTTACCTCCCCGAGGCCATCCAAGTTTGCAGCCGCCTTGTCCAATCAGACCCACGCACCCTCCTGGTCACCAGAGAACCAATGGAGTAACAGCCCCCACCCCCTCATCATCCACCAACCCCTCCCTGGACTCCAGCTCCAAGAGCAAAGGAATGGCCTCATCACAGTCTAAAAAAGCACCTACGAAGCCCATGTGGGTAGATGTGTCAGTGCTTCCTAGGataccaaaaataaaaagggagaGCAGTGGTATCACAAAGGATGGCACTAGTCAAGATGGCAGCAGTGGCAGtaatcacagcagcagcagcagcagtagtaatAGTAGGGGAAATAGTAGTAATTCTACCACTGGTAGTAATGGTTGTGTCACTCCAGAAACAGGCATGAACAGCCTTGCTGGGGACCAGGGAAGGCAGCAAAGTGTAGACCAGCAAAAGGGCAGGGCTGACGGTCAGGCCCAGAGGCAGAGGCCTGACAGAGCCAGCTCGTCCTCCGCCTTCTCCAACtcattctcctcttcctcctccactggtTCTTCTGCTAGCCAGCCACATTATTCCTCgtcttcctcatcttcctcatctTCATCAGCAGCAGTGAGCTTCCGCATCAACGCCAGTGGGAACTCCTGGCAGTCAAGGCGGCTAAGCAGCTCGTCATCCTCTGCTACTGGAGGCAGCACGCAGGCCCCCCGACGAGAAAAGGAAGATGAAGCAAAAAAGAGACAGCTGCGCAGGGATAAACAGATGCTCTTGGCATCGCGTACGCTGGTCCATAAAGACCAAGACAGCGATAATATCTACGATCCCTATAATCCCACCCTGTCAGAGTCTAGCAGCTCAGATGATGAAGCTGAGAGCACAAGCCTGGATGGCAGCTCCCTACATGCCAAACGGGAGGGGAAAGCTCCAAGTTTAGGAAACAAGAAGGGTTTAGTGCAGAGCAAGCATGACCTGGTTCCTGTGAAAATTGAAACATGGGAGACTGAGGTCTCACAGGAAGATCCAGGGAGAGCCAGTTCTCAGGAAACCACATCATCGGAGGGCAGATTCTCAGAGGAGCATGTCAAGGTAGAAAAAGAATTTAGATTAGTAGACACTAAGACTGAGAAACAAACAGTGTTACTAGACACTAAAGTTAAGGACGAGCCAGGGTTAGATGATGCAGGGGAAGCTGAAAGGTTTGGTCACAGCGTACAAAGTTTGAAGTCAGAGACAGCAGACACCACACCACCTGTTCAACACAGCCTGGATCTTTTAAAGACTGAGAGGGGGACTCTCGAGGAGGAGAGTGGACAGACTGTTGGCACTCTGAACAGTGATCCCCCTGACTGTAGGAACGATTCATCAGCATCTAACTCTGCTCCCaccaagaaaaaagaaaccaaaTCAGATTCCAAATCCTCTCCCAAGTCAAGAGATTTGGGCCATAAGAAGAAGGCCTTTCAAGCTTCGAAGGAGAGACGCTCTAGCAGCCCAGAGACGGACCGAGGCAGGAGAGAAGACCGTCATGCCTCAGGCCAGGGAGGCcgacagagagaaagggagaaggaCAGAGAAACGAGTTCAAGGCGGTCAAGGtccagagagaggagaagggcACACTCAATCTCAGAAAGCTCTCCATCCGGTTCCCCTGATAGGACTCGCGGAAGGAGACGCCGGTCCCGGTCCAAAGACAGGAGGCGATCTAG GTCTGGTTCCGGCTCTAGCAGCAAAGAGCGTTCGAGGAAGAAGCATAAACGAAGTAGCAAGGAGAGAAAtgatggcagagagagaggctgtGATAGAAGACGGGTGTCAAAAGACAAGAGACATGGTTGGTCTCATTCAAAATCTTCTTCAAACTCACGTTCCAGATCCAGATCCAGATCGAAGGACCATAAGCGTCGGTCTTGCTCAAAATCACGGTCAAAGTCACGATCCAGATCcagggaaagaaggaaagagcaCACACGACTGCAGCAGTCGTCTCTCTCCTCCAGAGACGATGTGGAGTCGCGGTCAAAAGACAAGAGGAGACACAGGTCTAGATCCAGCtcaagagagaaaaggaaagaagtAGGATCATCATCCAAGACTTCTCAGAGAAGTTCAGGGTCCTGCGTTTTGTCCTCTAAAGACACAAAACGGTTACAGGACATTAAAAAAGAGAAGGATATCACTCGGAACTCCCTCAAAGAGGAAAAAGTTGCCACAGTGAATAAACCGAAGACTCCCTCCTGTACTGCCGCACCTATAGTTCGAAAGAAAGGCCAAGACTTCAGGGCAGACGACCAGGCCACAACAAAAGAAATGGTGGAAGAGATGAAGGTCGGAAAAGAaatcaagaaagaaaaagcatCTCTTGATATGTTTGaggattctttttcttttactaaaccaaTTAAGAAAGAAGAAACTGACATTCATGCTTTGATGGTAGCCAAAAGCCTAGATGAGGAGTTAAACGAAGAAGACCCCATCAAGACTGAGGCATTTGAAATCAAGACCGAGCCCTGTGAAATCCCTGTAATTAAAACTGAGCCAAGTTCCCCAGAAATATTCCACTTACCCCCTGTCGCCTCATTTTCTACACCGACCACACCGGTTACAGCGGTCAGTCTCCATGATACAGTTTCTCAGTCTCGCCCAGAGGTAATGGCCTCCAGAGAACAACCAGCCACGGTTGGGTTGACTGTCCCTGTAAAGCAGGAACTTCGGCAACCCTCAGACTCTGACGATGACTTCAACGTTGACGTGATGCTAGACAACCTGGACTACGTGAAGTCTGAGCGCACAGAGGAAAGTGGCGCCTCTGTCACACGAGAGGAGGAAGTAGAGGAGGGGAAGAATGAACAGGTATCGACTGTAGTGGGAGCAAAATCCAAGACTCAAGTGAAGAGGGTTACCTGGAATATACAGGAGCCTCAGGGGCCTCAACCAGAGAAATCCGCAAGCA aGCTGTCTCTGTATAAGTTGAAGCTAAAGCAGGAAGGAGCTCGCAGACCCCCTTCAACAGTCCAGACATCCAGTCAG GACATCACTGGAGCTGTCAGTCACCCCTCCAAGAGGGGTGCTGCTGGTCCTCTCAGTGCCTCCTCTACTTCTGATGGTGTACAAGGAGAGGCAGAGGAAGGGCATTTG TATTTGAAGAAGCTGCACATGCAGGAGAGAGCTATAGAAGAGGTGAAGCTCGCCATCAAGCCTTTCTACCAGAGGAGAGACATCAACAAAGATGAATACAAAGAGATTGTACGCAAAGCTGTCCAAAAG GTGTGCCACAGCAAGAGTGGGGAGATCAACCCAGTGAAGGTGGGCAATCTGGTCAAGGCATACGTTGACAAATACAAACACGCTAGGAAACACAAGAAAGGAGAGGACATGGGGCAGGCACAGGAGGCTGAGGCCATCAGGACCTCTGGTAGCCCATGA
- the phrf1 gene encoding uncharacterized protein phrf1 isoform X2 — MDEDGSQDELINCSTSHSKGKRAALWAISDDSDNVEEESGEGETDSGEEEEEDHVDGEEDDDDEEEEEEEEEEEEEEDDEEEEGNAKAEDGAFGITSADVAGMSSDEDTEKCPICLNSFSSQPVATPENCEHYFCLDCILAWAKNANSCPVDRIAFNSIYLRKCYGGKVKKMITVQKPAKEEQEEMVNLDLEQTSCEVCGGTDREDRLLLCDGCDAGYHMECLTPPLDSVPVEEWFCPECEANNRHSRGSAEELSDTESLPSTARPATSRLQSGAAGPTRAIARTQQSERVRANVNRHRITQARTSQLAPTYMIQSTWLDETINAVVAGLNSAVYIRDLTPRVPSSRRRKTRKRRKVRSKKTSSAKGKTGKLASTGVKRRKRRVRKTKSRKKLMLKKAATPRSRIASNLRIVKDKKSSSLPTVYRPSEHTLSSMRADIGAASLSIYGDPFDLDPFADRRGMDVPQSRSVFEAAPVPDLLGSILSGQSVLLMDSSDVVINRDGSLKATKPMMPSVSNRGCSNSNSSGEASTQISPVTSPSQGDRSPSLHYNGDLPGSSHSSINRPFSQSSRLQPYMPSSASHIQPSSHSDLPPRGHPSLQPPCPIRPTHPPGHQRTNGVTAPTPSSSTNPSLDSSSKSKGMASSQSKKAPTKPMWVDVSVLPRIPKIKRESSGITKDGTSQDGSSGSNHSSSSSSSNSRGNSSNSTTGSNGCVTPETGMNSLAGDQGRQQSVDQQKGRADGQAQRQRPDRASSSSAFSNSFSSSSSTGSSASQPHYSSSSSSSSSSSAAVSFRINASGNSWQSRRLSSSSSSATGGSTQAPRREKEDEAKKRQLRRDKQMLLASRTLVHKDQDSDNIYDPYNPTLSESSSSDDEAESTSLDGSSLHAKREGKAPSLGNKKGLVQSKHDLVPVKIETWETEVSQEDPGRASSQETTSSEGRFSEEHVKVEKEFRLVDTKTEKQTVLLDTKVKDEPGLDDAGEAERFGHSVQSLKSETADTTPPVQHSLDLLKTERGTLEEESGQTVGTLNSDPPDCRNDSSASNSAPTKKKETKSDSKSSPKSRDLGHKKKAFQASKERRSSSPETDRGRREDRHASGQGGRQREREKDRETSSRRSRSRERRRAHSISESSPSGSPDRTRGRRRRSRSKDRRRSRSGSGSSSKERSRKKHKRSSKERNDGRERGCDRRRVSKDKRHGWSHSKSSSNSRSRSRSRSKDHKRRSCSKSRSKSRSRSRERRKEHTRLQQSSLSSRDDVESRSKDKRRHRSRSSSREKRKEVGSSSKTSQRSSGSCVLSSKDTKRLQDIKKEKDITRNSLKEEKVATVNKPKTPSCTAAPIVRKKGQDFRADDQATTKEMVEEMKVGKEIKKEKASLDMFEDSFSFTKPIKKEETDIHALMVAKSLDEELNEEDPIKTEAFEIKTEPCEIPVIKTEPSSPEIFHLPPVASFSTPTTPVTAVSLHDTVSQSRPEVMASREQPATVGLTVPVKQELRQPSDSDDDFNVDVMLDNLDYVKSERTEESGASVTREEEVEEGKNEQVSTVVGAKSKTQVKRVTWNIQEPQGPQPEKSASKLSLYKLKLKQEGARRPPSTVQTSSQDITGAVSHPSKRGAAGPLSASSTSDGVQGEAEEGHLYLKKLHMQERAIEEVKLAIKPFYQRRDINKDEYKEIVRKAVQKVCHSKSGEINPVKVGNLVKAYVDKYKHARKHKKGEDMGQAQEAEAIRTSGSP, encoded by the exons ATGGATGAAGATGGCAGCCAAGATGAGCTGATCAACTGCAGTACATCCCACAGCAAAGGAAAAAGGGCTGCCTTGTGGGCCATCTCAG ATGACTCTGACAATGTTGAAGAGGAGTCTGGGGAGGGAGAAactgacagtggtgaggaagaagaagaggatcACGTAGACggggaggaggatgatgatgatgaggaggaggaggaggaggaggaggaggaagaagaagaagaggacg atgaggaagaggagggaaatGCTAAGGCTGAGGATGGAGCTTTTGGGATAACCTCTGCCGACGTTGCAGGGATGAGCTCGGATGAGGACACAGAGAAGTGTCCCATCTGCCTTAACTCATTCAGCAGCCAGCCTGTTGCAACGCCGGAGAACTGCGAGCACTACTTCTGTCTCGACTGCATCCTCGCATGGGCCAAG AATGCAAACTCGTGCCCTGTAGACCGTATTGCCTTCAACAGCATATACCTAAGGAAATGTTATGGAGGCAAAGTGAAGAAAATG ATCACAGTACAAAAGCCTGCGAAGGAAGAGCAAGAGGAAATGGTAAATCTGGACCTGGAGCAGACCAGCTGTGAGGTGTGTGGGGGCACTGACCGTGAGGACCGCCTCTTGCTCTGCGATGGCTGTGATGCTGG TTATCACATGGAGTGTCTCACACCACCTCTTGACTCTGTTCCTGTGGAGGAATGGTTCTGCCCTGAGTGTGAAGCCAACAACCGTCACTCAA GGGGTTCAGCTGAAGAACTTAGTGATACAGAGAGCCTACCTTCTACTGCTCGTCCTGCCACCAGTCGCTTACAGTCCGGGGCTGCAGGGCCCACCAGAGCTATCGCCCGAACTCAGCAGAGTGAGAGGGTTCGAGCTAATGTCAACCGACATCGCATCACACAGGCACGGACATCGCAG TTGGCTCCCACGTATATGATTCAATCCACTTGGCTTGATGAGACTATTAACGCTGTGGTGGCTGGGCTCAATTCGGCTGTGTATATACGGGACTTAACACCACGTGTCCCATCTAGCCGCAGGCGCAAGACCA GAAAGCGCAGAAAAGTTAGAAGCAAGAAGACATCTTCTGCCAAGGGTAAAACCGGTAAATTAGCAAGTACAGGAGTCAAGAGGAGGAAGCGGAGAGTGAGAAAGACTAAATCCAGAAAAAAGCTG ATGTTGAAAAAGGCTGCCACTCCTCGAAGCCGTATTGCTAGTAATCTGAGAATTGTAAAGGACAAGAAGAGCTCTTCACTTCCTACAGTATATCGGCCATCAGAGCACACGCTAAGCAGCATGCGCGCTGACATAGGTGCAGCATCCCTCTCTATCTATGGAGATCCATTTGACCTGGATCCATTTGCGGATCG GAGAGGAATGGATGTGCCCCAATCAAGGAGTGTTTTTGAGGCAGCTCCTGTGCCCGACCTCCTGGGCAGCATCCTATCGGGACAGAGCGTCCTCTTGATGGACAGTTCTGATGTCGTTATTAATCGAGATGGTTCCCTCAAGGCTACAAAgccaa TGATGCCATCTGTGTCAAACCGAGGTTGCAGCAATAGCAATAGCTCAGGAGAAGCCAGCACCCAGATCAGCCCAGTGACGTCACCCAGCCAAGGAGACAGGTCTCCGTCTCTCCACTACAACGGAGACCTACCAGGATCCTCCCATAGCTCCATAAACAGACCTTTCTCCCAGAGCTCTCGCTTACAACCCTACATGCCCTCCTCAGCCAGCCACATCCAACCATCTTCCCATTCTGATTTACCTCCCCGAGGCCATCCAAGTTTGCAGCCGCCTTGTCCAATCAGACCCACGCACCCTCCTGGTCACCAGAGAACCAATGGAGTAACAGCCCCCACCCCCTCATCATCCACCAACCCCTCCCTGGACTCCAGCTCCAAGAGCAAAGGAATGGCCTCATCACAGTCTAAAAAAGCACCTACGAAGCCCATGTGGGTAGATGTGTCAGTGCTTCCTAGGataccaaaaataaaaagggagaGCAGTGGTATCACAAAGGATGGCACTAGTCAAGATGGCAGCAGTGGCAGtaatcacagcagcagcagcagcagtagtaatAGTAGGGGAAATAGTAGTAATTCTACCACTGGTAGTAATGGTTGTGTCACTCCAGAAACAGGCATGAACAGCCTTGCTGGGGACCAGGGAAGGCAGCAAAGTGTAGACCAGCAAAAGGGCAGGGCTGACGGTCAGGCCCAGAGGCAGAGGCCTGACAGAGCCAGCTCGTCCTCCGCCTTCTCCAACtcattctcctcttcctcctccactggtTCTTCTGCTAGCCAGCCACATTATTCCTCgtcttcctcatcttcctcatctTCATCAGCAGCAGTGAGCTTCCGCATCAACGCCAGTGGGAACTCCTGGCAGTCAAGGCGGCTAAGCAGCTCGTCATCCTCTGCTACTGGAGGCAGCACGCAGGCCCCCCGACGAGAAAAGGAAGATGAAGCAAAAAAGAGACAGCTGCGCAGGGATAAACAGATGCTCTTGGCATCGCGTACGCTGGTCCATAAAGACCAAGACAGCGATAATATCTACGATCCCTATAATCCCACCCTGTCAGAGTCTAGCAGCTCAGATGATGAAGCTGAGAGCACAAGCCTGGATGGCAGCTCCCTACATGCCAAACGGGAGGGGAAAGCTCCAAGTTTAGGAAACAAGAAGGGTTTAGTGCAGAGCAAGCATGACCTGGTTCCTGTGAAAATTGAAACATGGGAGACTGAGGTCTCACAGGAAGATCCAGGGAGAGCCAGTTCTCAGGAAACCACATCATCGGAGGGCAGATTCTCAGAGGAGCATGTCAAGGTAGAAAAAGAATTTAGATTAGTAGACACTAAGACTGAGAAACAAACAGTGTTACTAGACACTAAAGTTAAGGACGAGCCAGGGTTAGATGATGCAGGGGAAGCTGAAAGGTTTGGTCACAGCGTACAAAGTTTGAAGTCAGAGACAGCAGACACCACACCACCTGTTCAACACAGCCTGGATCTTTTAAAGACTGAGAGGGGGACTCTCGAGGAGGAGAGTGGACAGACTGTTGGCACTCTGAACAGTGATCCCCCTGACTGTAGGAACGATTCATCAGCATCTAACTCTGCTCCCaccaagaaaaaagaaaccaaaTCAGATTCCAAATCCTCTCCCAAGTCAAGAGATTTGGGCCATAAGAAGAAGGCCTTTCAAGCTTCGAAGGAGAGACGCTCTAGCAGCCCAGAGACGGACCGAGGCAGGAGAGAAGACCGTCATGCCTCAGGCCAGGGAGGCcgacagagagaaagggagaaggaCAGAGAAACGAGTTCAAGGCGGTCAAGGtccagagagaggagaagggcACACTCAATCTCAGAAAGCTCTCCATCCGGTTCCCCTGATAGGACTCGCGGAAGGAGACGCCGGTCCCGGTCCAAAGACAGGAGGCGATCTAG GTCTGGTTCCGGCTCTAGCAGCAAAGAGCGTTCGAGGAAGAAGCATAAACGAAGTAGCAAGGAGAGAAAtgatggcagagagagaggctgtGATAGAAGACGGGTGTCAAAAGACAAGAGACATGGTTGGTCTCATTCAAAATCTTCTTCAAACTCACGTTCCAGATCCAGATCCAGATCGAAGGACCATAAGCGTCGGTCTTGCTCAAAATCACGGTCAAAGTCACGATCCAGATCcagggaaagaaggaaagagcaCACACGACTGCAGCAGTCGTCTCTCTCCTCCAGAGACGATGTGGAGTCGCGGTCAAAAGACAAGAGGAGACACAGGTCTAGATCCAGCtcaagagagaaaaggaaagaagtAGGATCATCATCCAAGACTTCTCAGAGAAGTTCAGGGTCCTGCGTTTTGTCCTCTAAAGACACAAAACGGTTACAGGACATTAAAAAAGAGAAGGATATCACTCGGAACTCCCTCAAAGAGGAAAAAGTTGCCACAGTGAATAAACCGAAGACTCCCTCCTGTACTGCCGCACCTATAGTTCGAAAGAAAGGCCAAGACTTCAGGGCAGACGACCAGGCCACAACAAAAGAAATGGTGGAAGAGATGAAGGTCGGAAAAGAaatcaagaaagaaaaagcatCTCTTGATATGTTTGaggattctttttcttttactaaaccaaTTAAGAAAGAAGAAACTGACATTCATGCTTTGATGGTAGCCAAAAGCCTAGATGAGGAGTTAAACGAAGAAGACCCCATCAAGACTGAGGCATTTGAAATCAAGACCGAGCCCTGTGAAATCCCTGTAATTAAAACTGAGCCAAGTTCCCCAGAAATATTCCACTTACCCCCTGTCGCCTCATTTTCTACACCGACCACACCGGTTACAGCGGTCAGTCTCCATGATACAGTTTCTCAGTCTCGCCCAGAGGTAATGGCCTCCAGAGAACAACCAGCCACGGTTGGGTTGACTGTCCCTGTAAAGCAGGAACTTCGGCAACCCTCAGACTCTGACGATGACTTCAACGTTGACGTGATGCTAGACAACCTGGACTACGTGAAGTCTGAGCGCACAGAGGAAAGTGGCGCCTCTGTCACACGAGAGGAGGAAGTAGAGGAGGGGAAGAATGAACAGGTATCGACTGTAGTGGGAGCAAAATCCAAGACTCAAGTGAAGAGGGTTACCTGGAATATACAGGAGCCTCAGGGGCCTCAACCAGAGAAATCCGCAAGCA aGCTGTCTCTGTATAAGTTGAAGCTAAAGCAGGAAGGAGCTCGCAGACCCCCTTCAACAGTCCAGACATCCAGTCAG GACATCACTGGAGCTGTCAGTCACCCCTCCAAGAGGGGTGCTGCTGGTCCTCTCAGTGCCTCCTCTACTTCTGATGGTGTACAAGGAGAGGCAGAGGAAGGGCATTTG TATTTGAAGAAGCTGCACATGCAGGAGAGAGCTATAGAAGAGGTGAAGCTCGCCATCAAGCCTTTCTACCAGAGGAGAGACATCAACAAAGATGAATACAAAGAGATTGTACGCAAAGCTGTCCAAAAG GTGTGCCACAGCAAGAGTGGGGAGATCAACCCAGTGAAGGTGGGCAATCTGGTCAAGGCATACGTTGACAAATACAAACACGCTAGGAAACACAAGAAAGGAGAGGACATGGGGCAGGCACAGGAGGCTGAGGCCATCAGGACCTCTGGTAGCCCATGA